The proteins below are encoded in one region of Acidobacteriota bacterium:
- a CDS encoding cyclase family protein, with translation MHAAIARSLLIVLTLSTAELHAQGWQMPPDSARCPSHWGQNDERGSANLMTPQAILRATRLIQSGEMFELADVLSADPAEGYVNAGRGFNLQTKASVPIPNTRVGNEELVVAELGQLGTQFDGFAHQMWGSSFYNCFQYSQIMSRTGFTKLGIEKVGTLMTRGVLIDVAALKSAERLPDGYVITPDDLQQALKKQNLSLEPGDAVLIRTGWDALRGKDNAKYAGSGAGIGVAAAQWLVTQNPMLIGSDNCCVEVRPSEPQTSLPVHSIMLIQHGIHLLENMRLAALGRARAYEFAFIVQPLKLKGATGSTVAPVAIR, from the coding sequence ATGCACGCAGCGATAGCCCGCAGCCTCCTCATCGTCCTCACGTTGTCCACAGCCGAACTGCACGCGCAAGGCTGGCAGATGCCACCGGATAGCGCGCGCTGCCCCTCGCATTGGGGCCAGAATGACGAGCGCGGTTCGGCCAATCTGATGACGCCTCAGGCGATTCTGCGGGCCACTCGCCTGATTCAGTCTGGTGAGATGTTCGAGCTGGCCGACGTGTTATCCGCCGACCCCGCGGAGGGCTACGTCAATGCCGGTCGTGGATTCAATCTCCAAACCAAGGCTTCCGTGCCCATCCCCAATACGCGGGTTGGCAACGAAGAGTTGGTGGTGGCCGAACTGGGCCAGCTCGGAACGCAGTTCGACGGCTTCGCGCATCAGATGTGGGGCAGCAGTTTTTACAATTGCTTTCAGTATTCCCAGATCATGTCGCGCACCGGCTTCACCAAGTTGGGAATTGAGAAAGTCGGCACGCTGATGACGCGCGGCGTGCTCATCGACGTTGCCGCGCTGAAGAGCGCCGAGCGACTCCCGGATGGCTACGTCATCACCCCGGACGATTTGCAGCAGGCGCTGAAGAAACAGAATCTCTCCCTGGAGCCTGGCGACGCCGTACTGATCCGCACCGGCTGGGATGCGCTGCGCGGCAAAGACAATGCCAAGTACGCCGGCTCCGGCGCGGGCATCGGCGTAGCGGCCGCGCAATGGCTCGTAACGCAAAATCCCATGCTGATCGGCTCGGACAATTGCTGCGTCGAGGTGCGTCCATCCGAGCCACAGACCAGCTTGCCGGTGCATTCCATCATGCTGATCCAGCACGGCATCCATCTACTCGAAAATATGCGACTGGCGGCGCTGGGCCGCGCCCGCGCGTATGAGTTCGCATTCATCGTGCAGCCGCTGAAACTCAAAGGCGCGACCGGCTCAACCGTTGCGCCCGTGGCCATTCGATAA